The Leptospira perdikensis genome includes the window CCCAGACAATCCCTTCACAGGTTCCTATTCCAAATTTCAAATCCTTTACTTTGCTTACCAAACCTTAACGGGAGAGGGACGAAAGTTGTATGATGAGGAATTCAAAAAAAATTACGCACGCGAATTTGTAAAACGCAAACTAGAAGAACATCCAGTAGTCCTACCTGTTTCTCGTGTTCGCTTCACAACGGGTATCCTAGAGCTCGCCAAACGTGGATTAATGAGAAAAGGATTTCGAAACAAAGATAGGCGTAAAGTAACAGGTATTGATTATGATTTGATCATTGATTTAAAAGAATCGGAGATCATTAGACCGGTCATTGCAGTCATCCCCCTCACAGTGAGGATTGTTTGTCGAGATTGTATGGGCGGCGACCCCCATTGCCCTGCATGCAGTGGACGAGGAAGTTACAAAGGTTACAAAAATCTAAAAGTAGAATTTCCTAAATCGGCACTTTTACATGGTAAGGTTTTTGAATTTGATCTCTCCAAATTTCGACCTGATTCCTTCACTCATTTTAAGAAAAAATACCTAAAGGTGAAACTCCTTGTTCATAAAAATATCCCTTTACGGGTTAAGAGTGCTGTCTAAAAAGGAAATCGATGGAAAAGATTCCCAAAGTTCTGTTTTTGACCCCCCTTTATAAGGAAAAAATCTGGGGTGGTCGAAAATTCGAAACAACACTTGGTCGAAAAATTCCAGAAGGGGCTATTGGAGAATCTTGGGAAGTTTCTGTATACGGAACTGACATTTCTCCCATTCAAAATCCAGAATTCCAAAACTTACTCCTAACAGAACTTATACGAAAAGCTCCCAAAGAAGTACTAGGTGAACCATTCTTAGAATCAGGGTTACCCTTACTTGTAAAAGTTATCGATGCCAAAGAGAAACTTTCTGTCCAAGTCCATCCTGATGATGAATACGCACTCAAATACGACCCAAAATCCAATGGCAAAAAAGAATGTTGGTATGTTTTGTACGCTGAACCTGGTGCAGAACTTGTGGTTGGATTTGAAACCGATACAACTCGCGAAGAATATTCAGCTCTCGTAAAACAAAACCTCGGAGAGACAGTTCTTAAAAAATGGAAAGTAAAAGCTGGAGATGTATTTTTATTAAACCCGGGAACCATCCACGCCATTGGAGGGGGAGTTCTACTTTTAGAAGTACAACAGTCTTCCGATTCCACCTACCGAGTGTATGATTATGGTCGTCTAGGTGACGATGGAAATCCGAGAGAACTTCATTTAGAAAAAGCATTGGCAGTTCTTAATTTCCAAAAGTCAGATAGTTCAGAAAAACAATCAAAACAACTGATCTCCTACCATCCATTCCCACGTTATCTATTTACTTCCAATGATAAATTCCGTTTGGAATCTTGGGAGTTTAACCAAGCACAAAATTTCACCTTTTCCAAGTTATGTGATCCAACTGCGTTTGGAATTTTTTATACAATTTCTGGATCTGTTTATTTTCCTGAATTTCAGAAACTTGTAGGTCCAAATGAAACATTTGTGGTCACCGCTACTGGCTTTTCAGAAACCATTTCTGCCTTTGCAGAGACAGGAACCAAACTTGCTTTTATGTCTGCAGGTTTCGACACTGTAAAATATCAATAACCTACCCTATTGACATTCTGATAAATTAAGTATAATAGTCACCAGAGAGGATTCTATGAAAAAAATATTTACCCTATTACTCGTGTTAGCATCTACATCAGTATTTGCTTTGTCTGACTTAGAGAACTTGATGATTAAAGAGGCAAATTCTCCAGAAAGTAAACAAGCGGCACGCTCTTACTTAAGTTCCATGGCAAAAGAGAAAGAAGCAAACGCAGTAAGACACGAAAAAATGGCGGGAAACAAAGGCGGAAAGGCAATCTCAGAAGCAAAGTTTAAAGAACATTGTT containing:
- a CDS encoding LIC_10421 family protein; amino-acid sequence: MKKIFTLLLVLASTSVFALSDLENLMIKEANSPESKQAARSYLSSMAKEKEANAVRHEKMAGNKGGKAISEAKFKEHCLNLAKEFRAEAEEYKKAADELK
- a CDS encoding type I phosphomannose isomerase catalytic subunit, producing MEKIPKVLFLTPLYKEKIWGGRKFETTLGRKIPEGAIGESWEVSVYGTDISPIQNPEFQNLLLTELIRKAPKEVLGEPFLESGLPLLVKVIDAKEKLSVQVHPDDEYALKYDPKSNGKKECWYVLYAEPGAELVVGFETDTTREEYSALVKQNLGETVLKKWKVKAGDVFLLNPGTIHAIGGGVLLLEVQQSSDSTYRVYDYGRLGDDGNPRELHLEKALAVLNFQKSDSSEKQSKQLISYHPFPRYLFTSNDKFRLESWEFNQAQNFTFSKLCDPTAFGIFYTISGSVYFPEFQKLVGPNETFVVTATGFSETISAFAETGTKLAFMSAGFDTVKYQ
- a CDS encoding J domain-containing protein; its protein translation is MSHSIPPQQPTNLYEVLEIPFGATTEEIKSSFRHLVKQFHPDNPFTGSYSKFQILYFAYQTLTGEGRKLYDEEFKKNYAREFVKRKLEEHPVVLPVSRVRFTTGILELAKRGLMRKGFRNKDRRKVTGIDYDLIIDLKESEIIRPVIAVIPLTVRIVCRDCMGGDPHCPACSGRGSYKGYKNLKVEFPKSALLHGKVFEFDLSKFRPDSFTHFKKKYLKVKLLVHKNIPLRVKSAV